The segment GTCTTCACCTTATAGCCAACCCAACCCTCATGAGAAGATCCGGCATAGACTTTTGTACTTATAGATGGATCTGGCGCTAGAATAATCTGGGCACCATATTCAGTGCCTGATGTTGATATGAGCTTATAATCAAACTGGTTTAAGTCCGCAGTAGCTCCAACCTTATCTACTTTGGATATACTTACTTTAATTTTAGCAAATAAGTATTCGTAGCCCGCTTCCGGTTCGCTTGCAAAAGCATCATACTGTTCTTTTGCAGCTTCCCAAGCTGCCGCACCTCTAAGAACCTGTGTAACAGCAACTGTTCCGGAATAGCCGCCTGTTTTATAATTGAAATTAACGGATTTCCCAATCTCGGTAGGTGTAGTACGACTAGAAGCTGTGACACTGTTAGTGGCTAGAGCAGCGGGGCTGCCTAACGTAACTTTTTTATTCTTTATGGTCACGGTGGTTCCAGTTGCCTTTGCTAATTCCTGTACCGGCGCATATATGGAGCCATTAATGACAGCACCCTCAGCAATTTTGACTCCACTCTTTTCAATAGTTACCACGCTCTGAACCTTCTGTCCCAGTAGTCCTGATGCTGCAAGTACAGTTACGCTACTAAATAGCATGGCCCCTGAAACAAACCCTATTACAAATTTCTTCATCTTATCCTCCAATGGTAGTTTTATCCTATCCTACCATTGAACTATATGGTCAGTAAATAATCTAAATCACTCGCCATAATGGAAATGCTGTTTATTCATATATTGGTCATGTGATGAACGCTTTATCCGCGCAACCACGGTTAAACTAATGTCTTAATCCTTCAAAGGAGAAGGTCCATGCTGCTAAAAACCAGTACTATCTCTAAAAAGGCACTTATTTTTATTTTCTTGTTATTAGTCACTGCCTGCAGTAAGGATGACACCCTTTTTAAGGGAACTGTACACACAGTAGATGCAGACAATAACAGGATTCTAGTCATTGCTCAATTAAAGGAAGAAGACTTGGATAAGAATTACAAGGAAGTTCTGGGAACTAATACGTACTCTCAAGCCATTTGGGTAAATGAAGTTTCGCCTTCTAAATATAAAAAGGGTGAAGAGATTGAAGTGTTCTATACAACAAGTGATGATTCATTTCCGGCACAAGTTACAGCCAACAAAATTGTAAAATCAAAAATTGAGCAATGAAACCTGCAAGCAAGGGTCCAAAACTGCTATATTCGAGCCTTTGGCCATGCCGACAGAAGGTCTGAATCTACTCCAGCATAAAGAGCTATCCCAAGCAGCCGTTTCATGGCTTCTGGGACAGCTCCGTTCTGTTTTTTGCTTTTTTACCCAGTCGAAACGCCGGAGAAGGTCACGGGTCCGGTAACACTGGCAGTATTGAGCAGAACATTGGTGCTGTTATTGGCCACACCCAAAGAATAGGCATGATAACCTGCCGGAACATTTAAATCCAGATAAGAAATGGTAATTGGCTGTATTGCGAGTATAGAAAGCCCGCTTGCTCCTACATTAAAAATCGGCTGGTTATCCCGGTATATAGTGAACACTACATTCGGAATGCCAAGCGTAGTCTGAAACCCAATGGTTGCACCAAGCAGAACATCACCGTTTGCTACAGTAGCTAATCCAAACTCAGCCAATATTAAATTTTGCGCCGGCGTAAGAATTGGAATGGACAGGGTCTGCGTGCCGGTAGAGGCTGTGCTCCGTCCTACATCGATTATTTGTGCCACGATCAGGCCACCTCCCTTCCTGTAATCTATGAATATAGTATGTTAGGAGGACCCTTCCAGATTGGATGGATTCCAAGTACGATTAACACATTAATGTGTGTGGATAGAGGAAGCTCGGTTACTGAGGGGCTGGACTGCAACTGTCCGCCTTGCTTGGGCTAACGAAGATAGCTTATACTTCCTTTGTCCTCTGCAAGGGACATAAACTAGCGGTAAAGAGAGGTTAACCATCATGCTTCAAGGCAAAACGAGGACGGCCGTTTGGACCGGTTTGGTTCTGTACACGGGTCTCACTCTGTTTTTCTTATTTGTCGGCTTCAACCGCTCATCGGCTCTACCGGAGACGGGTTTGCGGTATCACCTGTCTTTTGACGGGATTCCGTTGATATTTCCGGGCTATGGTTATTCGGAGCTTTGGGTCTTCAGCCTGGGTAACTATCTGGCCTTCGTACCGTTCGGACTATTCATTCCGCTACTGGTCCGCTCCCGGTTCCTGCCGTTCCTCTTGGTCTTCATAGCAGCCATCACCGGGGTAGAGCTGATTCAGATGGTGACCCATTTGGGTGCGTTCGACATTAACGACATCGTCGTTAATACGCTCGGTGCAGCTGTCGGCTACGGCGCCCAGCGGCTGATCCGCCGCGACCGGTGGGCGCCAATAGGTATGCTCAAGCTCCTGTCCTCAGGCGCGGTCTTGACACTACTCGTCTACTCCGCCGTGAGCGGTATCAATTATTATCTGGAGCATGGCCGCGGGGAGATCAGGGCGCTGGATCAGCTCCCTGTTGAACGTGGTAAAATACAGTGGGAACAAAGGCTCAACAGCTTCACTATGGCCCAAGAACAGATCGAACCAGCTATCAATCTGTACAGCCCTGATCATCCGGGACTCCACGAGTTCTCACTGCGCCTGGATGGACAGTATAAGGAGTTAACCGGGAATTTCGGCGTCCCTGACGATGCTGTCCCTGCTAAGGGCAGCGGCACCGGCAGCGTCATCATCAGCGCCGACGGAGAAGAGATTTATTCCCTGGATGTGAATATCGCACCGGGAGAGAATCAGCCGCTGTCTTTTCAGGTTAGAGTTGAAGGCAGACAAGAGCTGATCATCACAATCAATACCGAGGCTGCCGACCCCCGAACCCATGCGGTGTTGTGGGACCTTACGCTTACAGAAGCCAATGCCGGGCAAAAGCTGGCAGCGAGGCTTCACCGGTTGCTCGGCGGGGGATAAAATAAACTGCCCCTGGCAGAAGCCCGGCGCTTTTGCAGATCAAATCATTGCACTCCAAATAGCTCCTGCAGATACTGATCCAGAATACGAAGAGGCTCTTGCAAGGCCTGATTGGGAAACTTATGCGTGACCTTATAGCATATTCTTGGGGGCACGGATTCCGATAGCTTCTGAAGCACAAACTCCCCCATCCCCGCCATATGTGCGCCAATCGAAGCGGGAACGATCGTCCATTGTCTGGAATCCGTCAAAAAAGTCGTAATCAGTCCCGCTGTGTCCAAATGAACACGGGACGGGCAAAGGGGGTCCCACCACTGGTCATGCCGGAATTGAAACTCCCTGTTCCAATTGATGAAGACCTCATGCTGCGCCTCCAATTCTTCCATGTCCACCGGATCTCCAGCCTGCCGCCCCGGGGCGGCCACACGCAGCACCACCATTTCTTCCGCAAAAAACGGGGTAACCGTGACACTCGGCGACACGATCTCCCGCACCACAAACGCCACATCCAGCTCGCGCCGCTCAATACTGTCAAAAGCCTCCTGCGTATGCTGCGTACGAATCTGCAGCCGGATGGGCGGGGTATGCTGACTAAGCTTGCGGTAGACGGGAGGCAGCACAAAGTGACTGATACTCTCAGCCGCGCTGATGGCCAGACTTAACTGCGAGCCGCTGGCCTGTAAGATTTGGGTCTCCCTCCACAGAGCATCCCATCGTTCCGCAATACTAAAAAAGTCCTCCCCTTTCGGGGTTAGACTGATTTTGGGCGCCCCCTTTCTCCGCTCCACCAAAAGGCCGCCCATTTCCTTCTCCAGGGTCTTTAAACGGTAGCTTACCGTAGCCTGTGACAGGTGCAATAATTCAGCTGCTTTACTTATGCTTCCGGTCTGTACGATCGCCAGGAACGCTTCAATCCCGGGGAAATACATACAATCCCTCCTCGAAATATAGAAAAAGTTAATATAGTTCACAAAATATTTGCGTTTTACATCATTATTCTTCATGTTTAAAATATCATTAACAATGACAAAGGGCCAGCCTATCCGGTTTGCTTCAAAGTGAAAGGTGGTACAGCCATGAAGATTCTTATCGTCGGTCATTTCAGTGAGAGCGCGCAATCCAAGATTACAGGGCATTTTCCGCAAGATTGGAACGTTGTTATTGTCCCGCCCGGCGAGGAAATGCTGCAGCATATTGCAGATTGCCAGGTCCTCATCCCTGAACATATTCAAGTGGATCACAGCCTGCTGGCTAAAGCCAAGCAATTAAAGCTGGTCCAGACGGGTGCAGGCTATGATAATGTCGATATCTCTGCCTGTACACAGCTTGGGATCTGGGTAGCCAACGCCTCAGGGGTCAATGCACAGGCGGTGGCCGAGCACGTAATGGCCCTGATCTTGTCTTACTATAAGAACATCCCGTTTCTGGATCGCTTCATGAAGAACAGACTGGATGAGAATCAATTGGAGTATACAGGAAGTGAATTAGAGGACAAAACCATTGGGATTATCGGTCTGGGCGCTATCGGAAAAAAGGTGGCTGCGTTCTGCAGTGCTCTGGGGATGAATGTGCAGGCTTATGCGAGGAATACCGCTGTGTCCTCTGACGGTGTCGTGAAAATAACGGATTTCGATACGCTGATCAGCACATCGGATATCATCAGTGTGCATGTTTCCTTGAATGAGCAGACCAAACAGCTGATCAACAAGGCGGTTTTGGCGAAAATGAAGAATAGCGCTCTGTTCATCAACACGGCCCGCGGCGGGATTGTGAACCAGACTGACTTGATTGAGGCGTTACAAAACGGGGAACTCTCCGGCGCCTGCCTGGATGTATACGAATCCGAGCCGCTTCCCCTTGACAGTGAGCTGCGCAATTTGGGTAACGTGATCCTCACTCCCCATACCGCAGGCATGCCGGACGGCCGGAAATTCCACAAGAAAAGATATGATTTTTTCATCGCTAATATAAAACGTGTAGCAAACGGTGAAGTGCCTGAGAGCAAGCTTAATCAGCTGCTATAATTCCAGACAAAGACCCCTTCTAAGCCGCAGATGGCCCAAGGGGTCTTTGTCATATAGTGTAAGGGATTATTTAAGAGCTTCGTTAAAGGCATTTTCGATTTGCTCAGCATCCTTGGAGACCGTGAACAAAATATAGCGGCCTTTGATCTTTAATATATGCTTTTCGACGAGGTAAAATTGCTCGGGGCGGTAGTCTTTCAGCTTGACTTTTTGAGCCTCAATTCTTTCCATGATTTTTTGCTTAACGCTGTCCGCTTGAGACTCTTGCTTCACTCTGATCACGGCCAGTTCATTCGCTTCCACGTTCGATTCTGCCGTATACAGCACAAAATCCTCAACTTCATCTGCATTAAGCTGATAGAGCTTCTTAAGCCTGTTCTTATCCCCCTTTTCCATACCTTCCATAGAAGCCGCTTGCTTGATGCGCTCCTCAATGGTATGGACAGGAACGTCTTTGGCGTCTTCCTTCTTACTGGAGCATCCGAGCAGAATGCCGCATACGATCATGACGGCAGACAGGACAACCAGGTACTTTATTTTCTTTCCAGTCAGCATCGTTACTGGCCTCCTCTTTGCATTATTCCACAGAATCCGCTAATACTTTAATGGATGGATCTTCAGAAAATGTAGCAATATTATACAAAATCAACATGTCACCGATTTGCCGTTCTTCCATAAGTTTCAGTACATCCCCCTCATAATATCTGAGATCTATCACATCAATTTCGCTAAAATGCAGGGTTAAAAAGGGGATCAGGCTGTTAGCATACGAATCTTTAACAATAAGCAGTCTTCGCCCTTCCGCACTGCCGGTTGTTATGCGGAGCAAGCCGTGATTCCCGTTGAAAAAAACAGTGTATTTATCCTTCTTGGTGAGGTTGCCCATAACGTACATCGAATCCGCACTTTGCTGTTCGTCGACATAATCCACGGAAATGTTCCCCGGTGTTTTTGGATAATAAAGCTCAATAGAATCCGGCTGTAAGTGCCTAAACCCGCTTTTCGAATACAAAGATCCATAGAACTGGCTGGTGACTTGGCGGATGTTGAAATCAGCTTCGTTCATGGGTGTAAAACCCATGGGTACGCCCAGCTCCCGGTAGGCTAGAAAAGCGCCTTGGGTCGTCCAGTGATGATCTGTTTTGTAATAGAGCGGTTGCTCCTTATCCGCCTCTAGCGCGGGGAAAACATCGATATATCGAATGCTCCCGAGATCAGAATCCTTGATCTTGTCCCAATAGCCCTTCTCATCCCCACCGGAAGCATAAGGCGGCAGTTTATCCTCAAGTATGGAAGCTGCCGTCGGCACGAGCATCATATATTTGCGCAGACCAGGCGTCGCCTTATCAAATACCTGAATGGCTTTCAGCTTGTCTGCCAGATCTTCTTGTCCGGGAGGAGTGAATTTTTGAATTAAGTACCCATCCTTGCCGAGGTAGACCCCGTTGCTCTCTTTCCTCCCCAATCCCTGGTCCGCATCGGATTTCAGTCCAATCCAAAAGTCTCTCTCCATAAACTGATCCGATATATATGATTCAAATTCGGAAGTAAACTTGCCTGA is part of the Paenibacillus sp. FSL M7-0420 genome and harbors:
- a CDS encoding DUF3221 domain-containing protein; the protein is MLLKTSTISKKALIFIFLLLVTACSKDDTLFKGTVHTVDADNNRILVIAQLKEEDLDKNYKEVLGTNTYSQAIWVNEVSPSKYKKGEEIEVFYTTSDDSFPAQVTANKIVKSKIEQ
- a CDS encoding VanZ family protein, encoding MLQGKTRTAVWTGLVLYTGLTLFFLFVGFNRSSALPETGLRYHLSFDGIPLIFPGYGYSELWVFSLGNYLAFVPFGLFIPLLVRSRFLPFLLVFIAAITGVELIQMVTHLGAFDINDIVVNTLGAAVGYGAQRLIRRDRWAPIGMLKLLSSGAVLTLLVYSAVSGINYYLEHGRGEIRALDQLPVERGKIQWEQRLNSFTMAQEQIEPAINLYSPDHPGLHEFSLRLDGQYKELTGNFGVPDDAVPAKGSGTGSVIISADGEEIYSLDVNIAPGENQPLSFQVRVEGRQELIITINTEAADPRTHAVLWDLTLTEANAGQKLAARLHRLLGGG
- a CDS encoding LysR family transcriptional regulator, with protein sequence MYFPGIEAFLAIVQTGSISKAAELLHLSQATVSYRLKTLEKEMGGLLVERRKGAPKISLTPKGEDFFSIAERWDALWRETQILQASGSQLSLAISAAESISHFVLPPVYRKLSQHTPPIRLQIRTQHTQEAFDSIERRELDVAFVVREIVSPSVTVTPFFAEEMVVLRVAAPGRQAGDPVDMEELEAQHEVFINWNREFQFRHDQWWDPLCPSRVHLDTAGLITTFLTDSRQWTIVPASIGAHMAGMGEFVLQKLSESVPPRICYKVTHKFPNQALQEPLRILDQYLQELFGVQ
- a CDS encoding NAD(P)-dependent oxidoreductase — translated: MKILIVGHFSESAQSKITGHFPQDWNVVIVPPGEEMLQHIADCQVLIPEHIQVDHSLLAKAKQLKLVQTGAGYDNVDISACTQLGIWVANASGVNAQAVAEHVMALILSYYKNIPFLDRFMKNRLDENQLEYTGSELEDKTIGIIGLGAIGKKVAAFCSALGMNVQAYARNTAVSSDGVVKITDFDTLISTSDIISVHVSLNEQTKQLINKAVLAKMKNSALFINTARGGIVNQTDLIEALQNGELSGACLDVYESEPLPLDSELRNLGNVILTPHTAGMPDGRKFHKKRYDFFIANIKRVANGEVPESKLNQLL
- a CDS encoding DUF4358 domain-containing protein, with protein sequence MLTGKKIKYLVVLSAVMIVCGILLGCSSKKEDAKDVPVHTIEERIKQAASMEGMEKGDKNRLKKLYQLNADEVEDFVLYTAESNVEANELAVIRVKQESQADSVKQKIMERIEAQKVKLKDYRPEQFYLVEKHILKIKGRYILFTVSKDAEQIENAFNEALK
- a CDS encoding DHHW family protein; translated protein: MKKYDQVYYRGLAIVLLMFTGAVLVVNCLTPGKVFSESENRMLQQLPAFSLQTLGSGKFTSEFESYISDQFMERDFWIGLKSDADQGLGRKESNGVYLGKDGYLIQKFTPPGQEDLADKLKAIQVFDKATPGLRKYMMLVPTAASILEDKLPPYASGGDEKGYWDKIKDSDLGSIRYIDVFPALEADKEQPLYYKTDHHWTTQGAFLAYRELGVPMGFTPMNEADFNIRQVTSQFYGSLYSKSGFRHLQPDSIELYYPKTPGNISVDYVDEQQSADSMYVMGNLTKKDKYTVFFNGNHGLLRITTGSAEGRRLLIVKDSYANSLIPFLTLHFSEIDVIDLRYYEGDVLKLMEERQIGDMLILYNIATFSEDPSIKVLADSVE